One Maniola hyperantus chromosome Z, iAphHyp1.2, whole genome shotgun sequence DNA window includes the following coding sequences:
- the alpha-Man-IIb gene encoding alpha-mannosidase 2 isoform X2, with the protein MNMTMRALRLLRCRPYSTRLLALLLIVLAFIVYCFYYNVSPPVYPKPGNIMREVDDAKTQYYRMSPRQDKEHVEQCPVIRENGADIDTKTIYPSFDFQPSWLRTKEFWDKSFEDRYEKLKNDSRRPRLKVIVVPHSHNDPGWLKTFEQYFELKTKNIINNIVQKLNQHPNMTFIWTEISFLNAWWERTHPVKQKALKKLIKEGRLEITAGGWVMPDEACTHIYALVDQFIEGHNWVKTNLGIAPKTGWSIDPFGHGPTVPYLLEQSGLEGTIIQRIHYAWKQWLAQRQIEEFYWITSWAKHKPSMVVHNMPFDIYSIKSTCGPHPSVCTGFDFRKIPGEYSEYTAKYEEITDQNLPIKSKTLLEQYDRIGSLTPHNVILVPLGDDFRYEYGIEFDAQYTNYMKMFTYINNHRELFNADVSFGTPLDYFNAMKQRHTNIPTLKGDFFVYSDIFSEGKPAYWSGYYTTRPYIKILARQFEHQLRTAEIIFTLVSNNIKQSNNRQLIPSDKRLEKFYEHLINARRNLGLFQHHDAITGTSKASVMSDYGTKLITSIYHCIRLQETALATLMLPDQAHASQNILQSQMEWETYGKQPRQLQVSLVDKKKVILFNSLAEERTDVITLRSNATNIRIYDTRKREYMPYQITPNIDIQENGKYVLSDVNFDITFVATLPALSTVTFNLEEHTNASHHCTVYCNNCGGKTDSDKTEHFPIKKMKPGDIQLENSVLKLLIDRNTGLLRQVKRKNTRRRSVVEVQFGAYRSAQRHSGAYLFMPDYDDPERKDILNNYMNGNGQDFTQHMDDNIVIVAGPVSTEITTMYLPFLVHTVRIYTVKNSPLEHGVQIDNIVDFENPPKNRETELFMRIQTNIQNGEVPEFYTDQNGFQYQKRVKVNKLGIEGNYYPITTMAWLQDEETRLTFITNHAQGASAFEPGRLEVMLDRRTLYDDHRGVGEGVVDNKPTIFQNWLLIEPVAPEPGARDKRDTSEHGSSFNERHFIPEQVSTNYELPSRTADYLSRSLNYPMNVYLVDTSEAGEIAVKSQQTFLHNFPPDIHLLNLRTITDEALEQFPSREAFLVLHRPGTSCFVGESSQHSYTRFSPKTAFNGLHVTNITAVSLTGLKHYKTLTSLEDIELAPLEVKTYRIRF; encoded by the exons GTAATATAATGAGAGAAGTTGATGACGCTAAGACGCAATACTACCGCATGTCACCGCGTCAAGACAAa GAGCACGTCGAGCAATGCCCAGTGATTCGAGAGAACGGCGCGGACATCGACACCAAGACCATTTACCCCTCCTTTGACTTTCAG CCGAGCTGGTTGCGGACGAAAGAGTTCTGGGACAAATCATTCGAAGATCGCTACGAGAAGCTCAAGAACGATTCCAGACGACCGCGCCTCAAG GTGATCGTTGTCCCGCACTCGCATAACGACCCCGGCTGGTTGAAGACCTTCGAACAGTACTTCGAGCTGAAGACCAAGAACATTATCAACAACATCGTGCAGAAGCTGAACCAGCATCCCAACATGACCTTCATCTGGACGGAGATATCTTTCCTCAACGCGTGGTGGGAGCGCACGCATCCCGTCAAACAAAAG GCCCTCAAGAAGTTGATCAAAGAAGGGAGGCTCGAGATAACGGCCGGCGGGTGGGTCATGCCGGATGAAGCCTGCACGCACATCTACGCTCTCGTCGATCAGTTTATTGAAG GCCATAACTGGGTGAAAACGAACCTAGGCATAGCTCCTAAGACTGGGTGGTCCATCGATCCCTTCGGTCACGGTCCCACAGTACCGTATCTGCTAGAGCAGAGTGGTCTCGAAGGCACCATCATCCAAAGGATCCATTACGCGTGGAAGCAGTGGCTAGCTCAGCGACAAATCGAAGAGTTCTACTGGATCACCAGCTGGGCCAAACACAAGCCGTCCATGGTCGTCCACAACATGCCCTTCGATATCTACTCCATCAAATCCACCTGCGGACCGCATCCTTCCGTCTGCACGGGGTTCGATTTCAGGAAAATCCCTGGCGAATACTCCGAGTACACCGCTAAATACGAGGAGATTACCGACCAGAACCTTCCGATCAAGTCGAAAACTTTGCTCGAGCAGTACGACCGCATCGGTTCCCTCACTCCCCACAACGTCATCCTCGTCCCGCTCGGAGACGACTTCCGCTACGAATACGGCATCGAGTTCGACGCGCAGTACACCAACTACATGAAAATGTTCACGTACATCAACAATCACAGAGAACTCTTCAACGCTGACGTGTCATTCGGCACCCCCCTCGACTACTTCAATGCGATGAAACAGAGGCATACCAACATACCGACGTTAAAGGGAGATTTCTTTGTGTATTCCGACATTTTTAGTGAAGGCAAACCCGCTTATTGGTCGGGCTACTACACAACCCGTCCTTACATCAAAATTCTCGCGCGACAATTCGAGCACCAACTCAGAACGGCCGAGATCATATTCACGCTAGTCTCCAATAACATCAAGCAATCTAATAACCGGCAGTTGATTCCTTCCGATAAAAGGCTAGAAAAATTCTACGAGCATCTGATAAATGCTCGCAGGAATTTAGGCCTCTTCCAACACCACGACGCCATAACCGGGACGTCTAAAGCGAGTGTGATGAGCGACTACGGGACTAAGCTCATCACGAGCATCTATCACTGCATTCGTCTCCAGGAAACCGCACTCGCCACTCTTATGCTACCAGACCAAGCGCACGCTTCGCAGAACATTCTCCAAAGTCAAATGGAGTGGGAAACCTACGGGAAACAACCGCGGCAACTGCAAGTATCCCTCGTCGACAAAAAGAAAGTGATCTTGTTCAACTCTCTCGCCGAAGAACGGACGGACGTCATAACCCTGAGGTCCAACGCGACCAATATCAGAATATACGACACGCGCAAGCGGGAGTACATGCCCTACCAGATCACGCCCAATATAGACATCCAAGAAAACGGAAAATACGTTTTGAGCGATGTCAATTTCGACATCACATTCGTCGCTACCCTCCCCGCTCTGAGCACGGTGACGTTCAATCTGGAGGAACACACGAACGCCTCGCACCATTGCACGGTCTACTGCAACAATTGCGGCGGAAAAACAGACTCCGACAAAACAGAACACTTTCCTATCAAGAAGATGAAGCCCGGCGACATCCAGTTGGAGAACTCGGTATTGAAACTCCTGATCGACAGGAATACTGGACTTCTGAGACAGgtgaaaagaaaaaatacacGGCGTAGAAGCGTGGTCGAAGTACAGTTCGGAGCGTACCGAAGCGCGCAACGACACTCGGGGGCCTACTTGTTCATGCCGGACTACGACGATCCCGAAAGAAAAGACATCCTCAACAACTACATGAATGGAAACGGGCAGGATTTCACGCAACATATGGACGACAATATAGTCATCGTTGCGGGGCCCGTCTCCACCGAGATCACCACTATGTACCTCCCGTTTCTAGTCCACACGGTCAGGATCTACACCGTCAAAAATTCTCCTCTCGAACACGGAGTACAGATCGATAACATAGTCGACTTCGAGAATCCGCCGAAGAACAGAGAAACGGAATTGTTCATGCGAATCCAGACGAATATACAAAACGGGGAGGTTCCAGAATTTTATACCGACCAAAACGGTTTCCAGTATCAGAAGAGAGTGAAAGTGAATAAACTAGGAATAGAGGGTAACTACTATCCTATCACGACGATGGCTTGGCTTCAAGACGAGGAGACGCGACTGACGTTCATAACGAACCACGCGCAAGGCGCTTCGGCATTCGAACCTGGCCGTTTGGAGGTTATGTTGGACCGACGAACGTTGTACGACGACCACCGTGGCGTAGGGGAAGGCGTGGTCGACAACAAGCCTACCATATTCCAAAACTGGTTGCTGATCGAACCCGTAGCGCCTGAGCCTGGAGCGCGAGACAAGAGAGACACGAGCGAACACGGCTCCAGCTTCAACGAGCGGCACTTCATCCCGGAGCAAGTCTCGACCAACTACGAGCTGCCGTCGCGAACTGCCGACTACCTCAGCAGATCACTCAACTATCCCATGAACGTTTACCTGGTAGACACGAGTGAGGCCGGGGAGATTGCGGTCAAATCGCAGCAGACTTTCCTCCACAACTTCCCACCGGATATCCACTTGCTCAATTTACGCACTATCACTGACGAAGCTCTGGAACAGTTCCCGAGTCGCGAAGCTTTCTTAGTGCTGCACCGGCCCGGCACGAGCTGCTTCGTGGGCGAATCCTCGCAGCATTCCTACACTCGCTTCTCACCAAAGACCGCGTTCAACGGCCTACACGTCACCAACATAACGGCCGTCAGCTTGACGGGCCTCAAGCACTACAAGACGCTCACCAGTTTGGAAGATATCGAACTGGCTCCCCTCGAGGTGAAGACCTATAGGATTCGGTTTTGA
- the alpha-Man-IIb gene encoding alpha-mannosidase 2 isoform X3, whose protein sequence is MTMRALRLLRCRPYSTRLLALLLIVLAFIVYCFYYNVSPPVYPKPGNIMREVDDAKTQYYRMSPRQDKEHVEQCPVIRENGADIDTKTIYPSFDFQPSWLRTKEFWDKSFEDRYEKLKNDSRRPRLKVIVVPHSHNDPGWLKTFEQYFELKTKNIINNIVQKLNQHPNMTFIWTEISFLNAWWERTHPVKQKALKKLIKEGRLEITAGGWVMPDEACTHIYALVDQFIEGHNWVKTNLGIAPKTGWSIDPFGHGPTVPYLLEQSGLEGTIIQRIHYAWKQWLAQRQIEEFYWITSWAKHKPSMVVHNMPFDIYSIKSTCGPHPSVCTGFDFRKIPGEYSEYTAKYEEITDQNLPIKSKTLLEQYDRIGSLTPHNVILVPLGDDFRYEYGIEFDAQYTNYMKMFTYINNHRELFNADVSFGTPLDYFNAMKQRHTNIPTLKGDFFVYSDIFSEGKPAYWSGYYTTRPYIKILARQFEHQLRTAEIIFTLVSNNIKQSNNRQLIPSDKRLEKFYEHLINARRNLGLFQHHDAITGTSKASVMSDYGTKLITSIYHCIRLQETALATLMLPDQAHASQNILQSQMEWETYGKQPRQLQVSLVDKKKVILFNSLAEERTDVITLRSNATNIRIYDTRKREYMPYQITPNIDIQENGKYVLSDVNFDITFVATLPALSTVTFNLEEHTNASHHCTVYCNNCGGKTDSDKTEHFPIKKMKPGDIQLENSVLKLLIDRNTGLLRQVKRKNTRRRSVVEVQFGAYRSAQRHSGAYLFMPDYDDPERKDILNNYMNGNGQDFTQHMDDNIVIVAGPVSTEITTMYLPFLVHTVRIYTVKNSPLEHGVQIDNIVDFENPPKNRETELFMRIQTNIQNGEVPEFYTDQNGFQYQKRVKVNKLGIEGNYYPITTMAWLQDEETRLTFITNHAQGASAFEPGRLEVMLDRRTLYDDHRGVGEGVVDNKPTIFQNWLLIEPVAPEPGARDKRDTSEHGSSFNERHFIPEQVSTNYELPSRTADYLSRSLNYPMNVYLVDTSEAGEIAVKSQQTFLHNFPPDIHLLNLRTITDEALEQFPSREAFLVLHRPGTSCFVGESSQHSYTRFSPKTAFNGLHVTNITAVSLTGLKHYKTLTSLEDIELAPLEVKTYRIRF, encoded by the exons GTAATATAATGAGAGAAGTTGATGACGCTAAGACGCAATACTACCGCATGTCACCGCGTCAAGACAAa GAGCACGTCGAGCAATGCCCAGTGATTCGAGAGAACGGCGCGGACATCGACACCAAGACCATTTACCCCTCCTTTGACTTTCAG CCGAGCTGGTTGCGGACGAAAGAGTTCTGGGACAAATCATTCGAAGATCGCTACGAGAAGCTCAAGAACGATTCCAGACGACCGCGCCTCAAG GTGATCGTTGTCCCGCACTCGCATAACGACCCCGGCTGGTTGAAGACCTTCGAACAGTACTTCGAGCTGAAGACCAAGAACATTATCAACAACATCGTGCAGAAGCTGAACCAGCATCCCAACATGACCTTCATCTGGACGGAGATATCTTTCCTCAACGCGTGGTGGGAGCGCACGCATCCCGTCAAACAAAAG GCCCTCAAGAAGTTGATCAAAGAAGGGAGGCTCGAGATAACGGCCGGCGGGTGGGTCATGCCGGATGAAGCCTGCACGCACATCTACGCTCTCGTCGATCAGTTTATTGAAG GCCATAACTGGGTGAAAACGAACCTAGGCATAGCTCCTAAGACTGGGTGGTCCATCGATCCCTTCGGTCACGGTCCCACAGTACCGTATCTGCTAGAGCAGAGTGGTCTCGAAGGCACCATCATCCAAAGGATCCATTACGCGTGGAAGCAGTGGCTAGCTCAGCGACAAATCGAAGAGTTCTACTGGATCACCAGCTGGGCCAAACACAAGCCGTCCATGGTCGTCCACAACATGCCCTTCGATATCTACTCCATCAAATCCACCTGCGGACCGCATCCTTCCGTCTGCACGGGGTTCGATTTCAGGAAAATCCCTGGCGAATACTCCGAGTACACCGCTAAATACGAGGAGATTACCGACCAGAACCTTCCGATCAAGTCGAAAACTTTGCTCGAGCAGTACGACCGCATCGGTTCCCTCACTCCCCACAACGTCATCCTCGTCCCGCTCGGAGACGACTTCCGCTACGAATACGGCATCGAGTTCGACGCGCAGTACACCAACTACATGAAAATGTTCACGTACATCAACAATCACAGAGAACTCTTCAACGCTGACGTGTCATTCGGCACCCCCCTCGACTACTTCAATGCGATGAAACAGAGGCATACCAACATACCGACGTTAAAGGGAGATTTCTTTGTGTATTCCGACATTTTTAGTGAAGGCAAACCCGCTTATTGGTCGGGCTACTACACAACCCGTCCTTACATCAAAATTCTCGCGCGACAATTCGAGCACCAACTCAGAACGGCCGAGATCATATTCACGCTAGTCTCCAATAACATCAAGCAATCTAATAACCGGCAGTTGATTCCTTCCGATAAAAGGCTAGAAAAATTCTACGAGCATCTGATAAATGCTCGCAGGAATTTAGGCCTCTTCCAACACCACGACGCCATAACCGGGACGTCTAAAGCGAGTGTGATGAGCGACTACGGGACTAAGCTCATCACGAGCATCTATCACTGCATTCGTCTCCAGGAAACCGCACTCGCCACTCTTATGCTACCAGACCAAGCGCACGCTTCGCAGAACATTCTCCAAAGTCAAATGGAGTGGGAAACCTACGGGAAACAACCGCGGCAACTGCAAGTATCCCTCGTCGACAAAAAGAAAGTGATCTTGTTCAACTCTCTCGCCGAAGAACGGACGGACGTCATAACCCTGAGGTCCAACGCGACCAATATCAGAATATACGACACGCGCAAGCGGGAGTACATGCCCTACCAGATCACGCCCAATATAGACATCCAAGAAAACGGAAAATACGTTTTGAGCGATGTCAATTTCGACATCACATTCGTCGCTACCCTCCCCGCTCTGAGCACGGTGACGTTCAATCTGGAGGAACACACGAACGCCTCGCACCATTGCACGGTCTACTGCAACAATTGCGGCGGAAAAACAGACTCCGACAAAACAGAACACTTTCCTATCAAGAAGATGAAGCCCGGCGACATCCAGTTGGAGAACTCGGTATTGAAACTCCTGATCGACAGGAATACTGGACTTCTGAGACAGgtgaaaagaaaaaatacacGGCGTAGAAGCGTGGTCGAAGTACAGTTCGGAGCGTACCGAAGCGCGCAACGACACTCGGGGGCCTACTTGTTCATGCCGGACTACGACGATCCCGAAAGAAAAGACATCCTCAACAACTACATGAATGGAAACGGGCAGGATTTCACGCAACATATGGACGACAATATAGTCATCGTTGCGGGGCCCGTCTCCACCGAGATCACCACTATGTACCTCCCGTTTCTAGTCCACACGGTCAGGATCTACACCGTCAAAAATTCTCCTCTCGAACACGGAGTACAGATCGATAACATAGTCGACTTCGAGAATCCGCCGAAGAACAGAGAAACGGAATTGTTCATGCGAATCCAGACGAATATACAAAACGGGGAGGTTCCAGAATTTTATACCGACCAAAACGGTTTCCAGTATCAGAAGAGAGTGAAAGTGAATAAACTAGGAATAGAGGGTAACTACTATCCTATCACGACGATGGCTTGGCTTCAAGACGAGGAGACGCGACTGACGTTCATAACGAACCACGCGCAAGGCGCTTCGGCATTCGAACCTGGCCGTTTGGAGGTTATGTTGGACCGACGAACGTTGTACGACGACCACCGTGGCGTAGGGGAAGGCGTGGTCGACAACAAGCCTACCATATTCCAAAACTGGTTGCTGATCGAACCCGTAGCGCCTGAGCCTGGAGCGCGAGACAAGAGAGACACGAGCGAACACGGCTCCAGCTTCAACGAGCGGCACTTCATCCCGGAGCAAGTCTCGACCAACTACGAGCTGCCGTCGCGAACTGCCGACTACCTCAGCAGATCACTCAACTATCCCATGAACGTTTACCTGGTAGACACGAGTGAGGCCGGGGAGATTGCGGTCAAATCGCAGCAGACTTTCCTCCACAACTTCCCACCGGATATCCACTTGCTCAATTTACGCACTATCACTGACGAAGCTCTGGAACAGTTCCCGAGTCGCGAAGCTTTCTTAGTGCTGCACCGGCCCGGCACGAGCTGCTTCGTGGGCGAATCCTCGCAGCATTCCTACACTCGCTTCTCACCAAAGACCGCGTTCAACGGCCTACACGTCACCAACATAACGGCCGTCAGCTTGACGGGCCTCAAGCACTACAAGACGCTCACCAGTTTGGAAGATATCGAACTGGCTCCCCTCGAGGTGAAGACCTATAGGATTCGGTTTTGA
- the alpha-Man-IIb gene encoding alpha-mannosidase 2 isoform X1 yields MNQMTMRALRLLRCRPYSTRLLALLLIVLAFIVYCFYYNVSPPVYPKPGNIMREVDDAKTQYYRMSPRQDKEHVEQCPVIRENGADIDTKTIYPSFDFQPSWLRTKEFWDKSFEDRYEKLKNDSRRPRLKVIVVPHSHNDPGWLKTFEQYFELKTKNIINNIVQKLNQHPNMTFIWTEISFLNAWWERTHPVKQKALKKLIKEGRLEITAGGWVMPDEACTHIYALVDQFIEGHNWVKTNLGIAPKTGWSIDPFGHGPTVPYLLEQSGLEGTIIQRIHYAWKQWLAQRQIEEFYWITSWAKHKPSMVVHNMPFDIYSIKSTCGPHPSVCTGFDFRKIPGEYSEYTAKYEEITDQNLPIKSKTLLEQYDRIGSLTPHNVILVPLGDDFRYEYGIEFDAQYTNYMKMFTYINNHRELFNADVSFGTPLDYFNAMKQRHTNIPTLKGDFFVYSDIFSEGKPAYWSGYYTTRPYIKILARQFEHQLRTAEIIFTLVSNNIKQSNNRQLIPSDKRLEKFYEHLINARRNLGLFQHHDAITGTSKASVMSDYGTKLITSIYHCIRLQETALATLMLPDQAHASQNILQSQMEWETYGKQPRQLQVSLVDKKKVILFNSLAEERTDVITLRSNATNIRIYDTRKREYMPYQITPNIDIQENGKYVLSDVNFDITFVATLPALSTVTFNLEEHTNASHHCTVYCNNCGGKTDSDKTEHFPIKKMKPGDIQLENSVLKLLIDRNTGLLRQVKRKNTRRRSVVEVQFGAYRSAQRHSGAYLFMPDYDDPERKDILNNYMNGNGQDFTQHMDDNIVIVAGPVSTEITTMYLPFLVHTVRIYTVKNSPLEHGVQIDNIVDFENPPKNRETELFMRIQTNIQNGEVPEFYTDQNGFQYQKRVKVNKLGIEGNYYPITTMAWLQDEETRLTFITNHAQGASAFEPGRLEVMLDRRTLYDDHRGVGEGVVDNKPTIFQNWLLIEPVAPEPGARDKRDTSEHGSSFNERHFIPEQVSTNYELPSRTADYLSRSLNYPMNVYLVDTSEAGEIAVKSQQTFLHNFPPDIHLLNLRTITDEALEQFPSREAFLVLHRPGTSCFVGESSQHSYTRFSPKTAFNGLHVTNITAVSLTGLKHYKTLTSLEDIELAPLEVKTYRIRF; encoded by the exons GTAATATAATGAGAGAAGTTGATGACGCTAAGACGCAATACTACCGCATGTCACCGCGTCAAGACAAa GAGCACGTCGAGCAATGCCCAGTGATTCGAGAGAACGGCGCGGACATCGACACCAAGACCATTTACCCCTCCTTTGACTTTCAG CCGAGCTGGTTGCGGACGAAAGAGTTCTGGGACAAATCATTCGAAGATCGCTACGAGAAGCTCAAGAACGATTCCAGACGACCGCGCCTCAAG GTGATCGTTGTCCCGCACTCGCATAACGACCCCGGCTGGTTGAAGACCTTCGAACAGTACTTCGAGCTGAAGACCAAGAACATTATCAACAACATCGTGCAGAAGCTGAACCAGCATCCCAACATGACCTTCATCTGGACGGAGATATCTTTCCTCAACGCGTGGTGGGAGCGCACGCATCCCGTCAAACAAAAG GCCCTCAAGAAGTTGATCAAAGAAGGGAGGCTCGAGATAACGGCCGGCGGGTGGGTCATGCCGGATGAAGCCTGCACGCACATCTACGCTCTCGTCGATCAGTTTATTGAAG GCCATAACTGGGTGAAAACGAACCTAGGCATAGCTCCTAAGACTGGGTGGTCCATCGATCCCTTCGGTCACGGTCCCACAGTACCGTATCTGCTAGAGCAGAGTGGTCTCGAAGGCACCATCATCCAAAGGATCCATTACGCGTGGAAGCAGTGGCTAGCTCAGCGACAAATCGAAGAGTTCTACTGGATCACCAGCTGGGCCAAACACAAGCCGTCCATGGTCGTCCACAACATGCCCTTCGATATCTACTCCATCAAATCCACCTGCGGACCGCATCCTTCCGTCTGCACGGGGTTCGATTTCAGGAAAATCCCTGGCGAATACTCCGAGTACACCGCTAAATACGAGGAGATTACCGACCAGAACCTTCCGATCAAGTCGAAAACTTTGCTCGAGCAGTACGACCGCATCGGTTCCCTCACTCCCCACAACGTCATCCTCGTCCCGCTCGGAGACGACTTCCGCTACGAATACGGCATCGAGTTCGACGCGCAGTACACCAACTACATGAAAATGTTCACGTACATCAACAATCACAGAGAACTCTTCAACGCTGACGTGTCATTCGGCACCCCCCTCGACTACTTCAATGCGATGAAACAGAGGCATACCAACATACCGACGTTAAAGGGAGATTTCTTTGTGTATTCCGACATTTTTAGTGAAGGCAAACCCGCTTATTGGTCGGGCTACTACACAACCCGTCCTTACATCAAAATTCTCGCGCGACAATTCGAGCACCAACTCAGAACGGCCGAGATCATATTCACGCTAGTCTCCAATAACATCAAGCAATCTAATAACCGGCAGTTGATTCCTTCCGATAAAAGGCTAGAAAAATTCTACGAGCATCTGATAAATGCTCGCAGGAATTTAGGCCTCTTCCAACACCACGACGCCATAACCGGGACGTCTAAAGCGAGTGTGATGAGCGACTACGGGACTAAGCTCATCACGAGCATCTATCACTGCATTCGTCTCCAGGAAACCGCACTCGCCACTCTTATGCTACCAGACCAAGCGCACGCTTCGCAGAACATTCTCCAAAGTCAAATGGAGTGGGAAACCTACGGGAAACAACCGCGGCAACTGCAAGTATCCCTCGTCGACAAAAAGAAAGTGATCTTGTTCAACTCTCTCGCCGAAGAACGGACGGACGTCATAACCCTGAGGTCCAACGCGACCAATATCAGAATATACGACACGCGCAAGCGGGAGTACATGCCCTACCAGATCACGCCCAATATAGACATCCAAGAAAACGGAAAATACGTTTTGAGCGATGTCAATTTCGACATCACATTCGTCGCTACCCTCCCCGCTCTGAGCACGGTGACGTTCAATCTGGAGGAACACACGAACGCCTCGCACCATTGCACGGTCTACTGCAACAATTGCGGCGGAAAAACAGACTCCGACAAAACAGAACACTTTCCTATCAAGAAGATGAAGCCCGGCGACATCCAGTTGGAGAACTCGGTATTGAAACTCCTGATCGACAGGAATACTGGACTTCTGAGACAGgtgaaaagaaaaaatacacGGCGTAGAAGCGTGGTCGAAGTACAGTTCGGAGCGTACCGAAGCGCGCAACGACACTCGGGGGCCTACTTGTTCATGCCGGACTACGACGATCCCGAAAGAAAAGACATCCTCAACAACTACATGAATGGAAACGGGCAGGATTTCACGCAACATATGGACGACAATATAGTCATCGTTGCGGGGCCCGTCTCCACCGAGATCACCACTATGTACCTCCCGTTTCTAGTCCACACGGTCAGGATCTACACCGTCAAAAATTCTCCTCTCGAACACGGAGTACAGATCGATAACATAGTCGACTTCGAGAATCCGCCGAAGAACAGAGAAACGGAATTGTTCATGCGAATCCAGACGAATATACAAAACGGGGAGGTTCCAGAATTTTATACCGACCAAAACGGTTTCCAGTATCAGAAGAGAGTGAAAGTGAATAAACTAGGAATAGAGGGTAACTACTATCCTATCACGACGATGGCTTGGCTTCAAGACGAGGAGACGCGACTGACGTTCATAACGAACCACGCGCAAGGCGCTTCGGCATTCGAACCTGGCCGTTTGGAGGTTATGTTGGACCGACGAACGTTGTACGACGACCACCGTGGCGTAGGGGAAGGCGTGGTCGACAACAAGCCTACCATATTCCAAAACTGGTTGCTGATCGAACCCGTAGCGCCTGAGCCTGGAGCGCGAGACAAGAGAGACACGAGCGAACACGGCTCCAGCTTCAACGAGCGGCACTTCATCCCGGAGCAAGTCTCGACCAACTACGAGCTGCCGTCGCGAACTGCCGACTACCTCAGCAGATCACTCAACTATCCCATGAACGTTTACCTGGTAGACACGAGTGAGGCCGGGGAGATTGCGGTCAAATCGCAGCAGACTTTCCTCCACAACTTCCCACCGGATATCCACTTGCTCAATTTACGCACTATCACTGACGAAGCTCTGGAACAGTTCCCGAGTCGCGAAGCTTTCTTAGTGCTGCACCGGCCCGGCACGAGCTGCTTCGTGGGCGAATCCTCGCAGCATTCCTACACTCGCTTCTCACCAAAGACCGCGTTCAACGGCCTACACGTCACCAACATAACGGCCGTCAGCTTGACGGGCCTCAAGCACTACAAGACGCTCACCAGTTTGGAAGATATCGAACTGGCTCCCCTCGAGGTGAAGACCTATAGGATTCGGTTTTGA